A single genomic interval of Streptomyces graminofaciens harbors:
- a CDS encoding response regulator transcription factor encodes MGQELRRFSTEANGGLPPFAVLATCLDWDDVCLALDSGAIGYLLEIEDPDLLAAALHCISHGHTILAPQIAEHARVTSCPGGALRQTAAVARPDTSGSATGRTGDSSPSLALSPQEREIMTRLASGLSVREIAVEMRLAEKTVRNYLSHIYGKLGVRSRSQALLRWLGHPGGETAHH; translated from the coding sequence ATGGGCCAAGAGTTAAGGCGGTTCTCGACCGAGGCGAACGGCGGTCTCCCGCCGTTCGCCGTCCTCGCGACCTGTCTCGACTGGGACGACGTGTGCCTCGCCCTGGACAGCGGAGCCATCGGCTATCTGCTGGAGATCGAGGATCCGGACCTGCTCGCGGCGGCCCTGCACTGCATATCGCACGGTCACACCATCCTCGCCCCACAGATCGCCGAGCACGCGAGGGTCACGTCATGCCCGGGGGGCGCGCTACGGCAGACAGCGGCCGTGGCGAGACCGGACACGAGCGGGAGCGCGACCGGCCGTACCGGTGATTCCTCTCCTTCCCTGGCTCTCTCGCCGCAGGAGCGGGAGATCATGACCCGGCTGGCCTCGGGTCTCTCGGTCCGTGAGATCGCCGTCGAGATGCGCCTGGCCGAGAAGACGGTCAGGAACTATCTCAGCCATATCTACGGAAAGCTCGGCGTGCGAAGCCGTTCGCAGGCCCTCCTCCGCTGGCTCGGGCATCCGGGCGGTGAGACGGCACATCACTGA
- a CDS encoding LysE/ArgO family amino acid transporter, producing the protein MNNALTVLAAGFGTGLSLIVAIGAQNAFVLRQGLHRDAVLPVVAICALSDAVLIALGVGGVGAVIVAWPTALTAVALVGGGFLVVYGALAARRVLRPDGGALRAAEVGTAGSLRRAVLTCLALTWLNPHVYLDTVFLVGSIAADRGDLRWTFGLGAGLASLCWFAALGFGARLLSGLLASPKAWRILDGLVAATMLALGVTLIAGA; encoded by the coding sequence GTGAACAACGCACTGACCGTCCTCGCCGCCGGCTTCGGCACCGGCCTGTCCCTCATCGTCGCCATCGGCGCCCAGAACGCCTTCGTCCTGCGCCAGGGCCTCCACCGGGACGCCGTACTCCCCGTCGTCGCCATCTGCGCCCTCTCCGACGCGGTCCTGATCGCCCTCGGCGTCGGCGGCGTCGGCGCCGTGATCGTCGCCTGGCCCACCGCCCTGACCGCGGTGGCCCTCGTGGGCGGCGGCTTCCTCGTCGTCTACGGCGCCCTGGCCGCCCGGCGCGTCCTGCGGCCCGACGGAGGTGCCCTGCGAGCGGCCGAGGTCGGCACCGCGGGCTCACTGCGCCGGGCTGTGCTCACCTGTCTGGCGCTGACCTGGCTCAACCCGCACGTCTACCTCGACACCGTGTTCCTGGTCGGCTCCATCGCCGCCGACCGCGGCGACCTGCGCTGGACCTTCGGGCTCGGCGCGGGCCTCGCGAGCCTGTGCTGGTTCGCCGCCCTCGGCTTCGGCGCCCGGCTCCTCAGCGGTCTGCTGGCCAGCCCGAAGGCCTGGCGGATCCTGGACGGGCTGGTCGCGGCGACGATGCTCGCGCTCGGCGTGACACTGATCGCCGGGGCGTGA
- a CDS encoding FAD-dependent monooxygenase, with amino-acid sequence MKITCVGGGPASLYFSILMKRQDPSHDITVHERNPAGSTYGWGVTYWAELLDRLREVDPETALAIGADSVSWNAGVAHVRDRSTVQPGDEAFGIGRRRLLELLAERARSLGVRVEYEHEIRPDDLPHADLIVAGDGVNSALRTRHADHFGTDITLGRNSYIWLGTTKVFDSFTFSFQETDHGWIWAYAYRFSNEQSTLVVECSPETLTGLGLDRLDEPDGLALLEKLFDGILDGHALIGRDRADGTPQWLNFRTLTNRTWHHGNLVLLGDAAHTTHYSIGAGTTLALEDAMCLAEALATHPETETALAAYERQRKSDLLRLQSAARHSAQWYENLQRYIDLPPEQMFALLGQRHSPLLPYVPPQLYYRLDRAAGRLEALRRFKRWLGPLLARTSQSRALAARE; translated from the coding sequence GTGAAGATCACGTGCGTCGGCGGCGGGCCCGCGAGCCTCTACTTCTCGATCCTGATGAAGCGGCAGGACCCGTCCCACGACATCACCGTCCATGAACGGAACCCCGCCGGATCGACCTACGGCTGGGGTGTGACCTACTGGGCCGAACTGCTCGACAGGCTCCGCGAGGTCGATCCCGAGACGGCCCTCGCCATCGGCGCCGACTCCGTCAGCTGGAACGCCGGGGTCGCCCACGTCCGGGACCGCTCGACGGTCCAGCCGGGCGACGAGGCCTTCGGCATCGGCCGACGCCGTCTGCTCGAACTGCTCGCCGAGCGGGCACGATCGCTCGGCGTACGTGTCGAGTACGAGCACGAGATCAGGCCGGACGATCTGCCCCACGCCGACCTGATCGTCGCGGGCGACGGAGTCAACAGCGCCCTGCGCACCCGCCACGCCGACCACTTCGGCACCGACATCACGCTCGGCCGCAACAGCTACATCTGGCTCGGTACCACCAAGGTCTTCGACTCCTTCACCTTCTCCTTCCAGGAGACCGACCACGGCTGGATCTGGGCCTACGCCTACCGGTTCAGCAACGAGCAGAGCACGCTCGTCGTCGAGTGCTCCCCGGAAACCCTCACCGGCCTCGGCCTCGACCGCCTCGACGAGCCCGACGGGCTCGCCCTCCTGGAGAAGCTCTTCGACGGCATCCTCGACGGCCACGCGCTCATCGGCCGGGACAGGGCCGACGGCACACCCCAGTGGCTGAACTTCCGCACGCTGACCAACCGCACCTGGCACCACGGCAACCTGGTCCTGCTCGGCGACGCCGCCCACACCACCCACTACTCCATCGGCGCGGGCACCACCCTCGCCCTGGAGGACGCCATGTGCCTGGCCGAGGCCCTCGCCACACACCCCGAGACGGAGACCGCGCTCGCCGCGTACGAACGGCAGCGCAAGTCCGACCTCCTTCGTCTGCAGAGCGCGGCCCGCCACAGCGCCCAGTGGTACGAGAACCTCCAGCGCTACATCGACCTCCCCCCGGAGCAGATGTTCGCCCTCCTCGGCCAGCGGCACTCCCCGCTACTGCCGTATGTGCCGCCGCAGCTCTACTACCGGCTCGACCGCGCCGCCGGGCGGCTCGAGGCCCTGCGGCGCTTCAAGCGCTGGCTCGGCCCGCTGCTGGCGCGCACGTCGCAGTCCCGCGCACTCGCCGCCCGCGAGTAG
- a CDS encoding aldo/keto reductase produces the protein MQYVKLGSTGLDVSRICVGCMSFGIPDRGTHEWTLDEEASRPLIRRALDAGINFFDTANVYSDGTSEEIVGRALAEFARREEIVLATKVNGAMHQGPNGRGLSRKAIMTEIDNSLRRLGTDYVDLYQIHRFDPDTPVEETMEALHDVVKAGKARYLGASSMYAWQFAKLQHTARSNGWTRFVSMQNHYNLLYREEEREMLPLCEDQGVATLPWSPLARGRLTRDWGTVTERSGTDDFGNTLYQEGDRDIVEAVTRIADERGVPRARVALAWLLSRATVAAPIVGATKPHHLDDAVAALDLTLTEKETEELERPYTARAIAGH, from the coding sequence ATGCAGTACGTGAAGCTCGGTTCGACGGGTCTGGACGTGTCCCGGATCTGTGTGGGCTGCATGAGTTTCGGTATCCCCGACCGAGGCACCCACGAGTGGACCCTGGACGAGGAGGCGTCACGCCCGCTGATCCGCCGGGCTCTTGACGCCGGGATCAACTTCTTCGACACGGCCAACGTCTACTCCGACGGCACCAGCGAGGAGATCGTCGGCCGGGCGCTGGCGGAGTTCGCACGCCGCGAGGAGATCGTCCTCGCCACCAAGGTGAACGGCGCCATGCACCAAGGGCCCAACGGCCGGGGCCTGTCCCGCAAGGCGATCATGACGGAGATCGACAACAGTCTGCGCCGCCTCGGCACCGATTACGTCGACCTCTACCAGATCCACCGCTTCGACCCGGACACCCCGGTCGAGGAGACCATGGAGGCCCTGCACGACGTGGTCAAGGCGGGCAAGGCCCGTTACCTCGGGGCGAGTTCGATGTACGCCTGGCAGTTCGCCAAGCTGCAGCACACCGCCCGGTCGAACGGCTGGACACGGTTCGTGTCCATGCAGAACCACTACAACCTCCTCTATCGCGAGGAGGAGCGCGAGATGCTCCCGCTGTGCGAGGACCAGGGCGTCGCCACGCTGCCGTGGAGCCCGCTGGCCAGGGGCCGCCTCACCCGCGACTGGGGCACCGTCACCGAACGCAGCGGCACGGACGACTTCGGCAACACCCTGTACCAGGAGGGCGACCGCGACATCGTCGAGGCCGTCACCCGTATCGCCGACGAGCGCGGGGTCCCGAGGGCGCGAGTCGCTCTCGCCTGGCTGCTGAGCCGTGCCACCGTGGCCGCCCCGATCGTCGGCGCCACCAAGCCGCACCACCTCGACGACGCCGTGGCAGCCCTCGATCTCACCCTCACCGAGAAGGAGACCGAGGAACTGGAACGGCCGTACACAGCCCGGGCGATCGCGGGCCACTGA
- a CDS encoding SAM-dependent methyltransferase, translating to MFDAFSREVGDYYDQANELLRAMFTDNVHYGYWPDPSSIDPLAEAGERMTEQLYERLDVSAGHKVLDVGCGVGKPAAWLARKTGATVKGANVSRNQLEVARDRVRSEGLEDRVSFDLADAMHLPYADDSFDRIWAIESMIHMPDRDQVMREMARVLRPGGRLAIADIVVRGTLDDVATAVVEGFCTLSTARSLEHIDNYPALVEKAGLDLLELTDVSEQTRPTGPAVLPAFDVLLPTLGEEGVAQSKKAWGDMFDLPQYGYVLLTAGKP from the coding sequence ATGTTCGACGCGTTCAGCCGCGAGGTCGGCGACTATTACGACCAGGCCAATGAACTGCTCCGCGCCATGTTCACGGACAACGTTCACTATGGGTACTGGCCGGATCCGTCCAGCATCGATCCGCTCGCCGAGGCCGGTGAGCGGATGACCGAGCAGCTCTACGAACGGCTCGACGTGAGCGCGGGGCACAAGGTGCTGGACGTGGGATGCGGCGTAGGGAAGCCCGCCGCGTGGCTGGCCCGGAAGACGGGCGCCACCGTGAAGGGCGCCAACGTCAGCCGCAACCAGTTGGAGGTCGCGCGGGACCGGGTCCGCTCCGAGGGACTGGAGGACCGGGTCTCGTTCGATCTGGCCGACGCCATGCACCTCCCTTACGCCGACGATTCCTTCGACCGGATCTGGGCCATCGAGTCGATGATCCATATGCCGGACCGCGATCAGGTGATGCGTGAGATGGCGCGTGTCCTGCGGCCTGGCGGACGCCTGGCGATCGCCGACATCGTGGTGCGCGGAACCCTCGACGACGTGGCGACAGCAGTGGTGGAAGGTTTCTGCACGCTCAGCACGGCACGCTCCCTGGAGCACATCGACAACTACCCCGCCCTGGTGGAGAAGGCCGGGCTCGACCTCCTGGAACTCACCGATGTGAGCGAGCAGACACGGCCCACCGGACCGGCGGTCCTGCCCGCCTTCGACGTCCTGCTGCCGACGCTCGGCGAGGAAGGCGTCGCCCAGTCGAAGAAGGCCTGGGGAGACATGTTCGACCTGCCCCAATACGGCTACGTGCTGCTCACCGCCGGCAAACCGTGA
- a CDS encoding DUF6624 domain-containing protein, which yields MEETPSTTAREEDLAAELLRRAEAEHRLAYEARSAPTAHVRHRIAQCRTDNALALEKIVARHGWPTAALVAEPASTAALVILLHSSDLGFQLSCRDLIAEAVADGGCPAVHHAYIADHCAVELGQPQFYGTRIDPRTLFPYPVRHPESVDERRHDVGLGPLAEHLRAVRRGLRAAGGL from the coding sequence ATGGAGGAGACACCGAGCACCACCGCGCGCGAGGAGGACCTCGCCGCCGAACTGCTGCGCAGGGCCGAGGCGGAACATCGGCTGGCGTACGAGGCGCGGTCGGCGCCCACCGCGCACGTTCGGCACCGTATCGCCCAGTGCCGTACGGACAACGCCCTGGCCCTGGAGAAGATCGTCGCCCGGCACGGCTGGCCCACCGCCGCGCTGGTCGCGGAGCCCGCGTCGACGGCGGCCCTGGTGATCCTGCTGCACTCCTCCGACCTGGGCTTCCAGCTCTCGTGCCGGGATCTGATCGCCGAGGCGGTGGCGGACGGCGGCTGCCCGGCGGTGCATCACGCCTATATCGCCGACCACTGCGCGGTCGAGCTGGGCCAGCCGCAGTTCTACGGCACCCGCATCGACCCGCGCACGCTGTTCCCGTACCCGGTCCGGCATCCCGAGTCCGTCGACGAACGCCGCCACGACGTGGGCCTCGGCCCGCTCGCGGAGCATCTGCGGGCGGTGCGGCGCGGGTTGCGGGCGGCCGGCGGCCTGTAG
- a CDS encoding AIM24 family protein codes for MKSDLFSSEHMVQPAQAPGMSVQNAKSVKYVVNGEMLARQGAMIAHRGNLQFERKGQGVGGMLKRAVTGEGLPLMAVRGQGEAWFAHEAQNCFIVDIEPGDVFTVNGRNVLCFDASLSYDIKTVKGAGMTGGGLFNSVFTGQGRLGLVCDGNPLVIPVSQQLPVYVDTDAVVGWSANLHTSLHRSQSFGSMIRGGSGEAVQLKLEGEGFVVVRPSELTPQKAQQH; via the coding sequence ATGAAGAGTGATCTTTTCTCCAGTGAGCACATGGTGCAGCCGGCGCAGGCGCCGGGGATGAGCGTGCAGAACGCCAAGTCCGTCAAGTACGTCGTGAACGGCGAGATGCTGGCGCGGCAGGGCGCGATGATCGCCCACCGCGGCAATCTCCAGTTCGAACGCAAGGGCCAGGGCGTGGGCGGCATGCTCAAGCGCGCGGTGACCGGGGAGGGCCTGCCGCTGATGGCGGTGCGCGGGCAGGGCGAGGCCTGGTTCGCGCACGAGGCGCAGAACTGTTTCATCGTCGACATCGAGCCCGGTGACGTGTTCACCGTCAACGGCCGCAACGTGCTCTGTTTCGACGCCTCGCTGTCGTACGACATCAAGACCGTGAAGGGCGCCGGCATGACCGGCGGCGGCCTGTTCAACAGTGTGTTCACCGGCCAGGGGCGGCTGGGCCTGGTCTGTGACGGCAATCCGCTGGTCATCCCGGTCTCGCAGCAGCTGCCCGTGTACGTCGACACGGACGCGGTGGTGGGCTGGTCCGCCAACCTCCACACCTCGCTGCACCGGTCGCAGTCCTTCGGTTCGATGATCCGCGGCGGCTCCGGCGAGGCGGTGCAGCTGAAGCTGGAGGGCGAGGGCTTCGTGGTCGTACGGCCGAGCGAACTGACGCCGCAGAAGGCGCAGCAGCACTGA
- a CDS encoding MFS transporter has protein sequence MDTTKSSTGDDTAPEDDAKTAPRRGWRRFAMDTRPLRRPAYRRLWSSTVVTAVGSQLTAVAVPKQIYDITGSSAWVGYASLAGLLPLVVFALWGGAVADSVDRRTLLLITNTGIAVTSVLFWVQAVTGLESVWALMALLALQQAFFGLNSPARNASVARLVPAGELAAAAALGSTVMQLGLVAGPLLAGALIPVIGLAELYLIDALALCVTLWAVYKLPSLPPQDTSTTRRAGWREVLAGFRYISLHKVLLLSFLADIIAMVLGMPRALFPQLADTTYAPYGEGLALGLLFAAIPIGAVVGGLMSGTFSRSNRHGLMVIAAVMAWGAAVTGFGLSTSLWLAVVFLAVAGVADMVSMVFRGAILLSAATDEMRGRMQGVFTVVVAGGPRLADVLHGTAGSAFGARTAVAGGGLLVIGAMLLLATVTPALRRYRI, from the coding sequence GTGGACACCACCAAGAGCAGCACCGGCGACGACACAGCCCCGGAGGACGACGCGAAGACCGCCCCCCGCCGGGGCTGGCGCCGCTTCGCGATGGACACCAGGCCGCTGCGCCGTCCCGCCTACCGGCGCCTGTGGTCCTCGACCGTCGTCACGGCGGTCGGCAGCCAACTGACCGCCGTCGCCGTGCCCAAGCAGATCTACGACATCACCGGCTCCTCGGCCTGGGTCGGCTACGCGAGCCTCGCCGGACTGCTGCCCCTGGTGGTGTTCGCACTGTGGGGCGGCGCGGTCGCCGACAGCGTGGACCGCCGCACGCTGCTGCTGATCACCAACACCGGTATCGCCGTCACCTCGGTGCTGTTCTGGGTCCAGGCCGTCACCGGTCTCGAATCGGTGTGGGCACTGATGGCGCTGCTCGCCCTCCAGCAGGCGTTCTTCGGCCTCAACTCGCCCGCCCGCAACGCCTCCGTGGCCCGGCTGGTCCCCGCCGGCGAACTGGCCGCGGCGGCCGCCCTCGGCTCGACCGTGATGCAACTCGGCCTGGTGGCGGGCCCGTTGCTCGCCGGTGCCCTGATCCCGGTGATCGGCCTGGCGGAGCTGTACCTGATCGACGCGCTCGCCCTCTGCGTCACCCTGTGGGCGGTCTACAAGCTGCCCTCCCTGCCGCCCCAGGACACCTCGACGACCCGGCGCGCCGGCTGGCGGGAGGTCCTCGCGGGCTTCCGCTACATCTCCTTGCACAAGGTGCTGCTGCTCTCCTTCCTCGCCGACATCATCGCCATGGTCCTGGGCATGCCCCGAGCCCTCTTCCCCCAGCTCGCCGACACCACGTACGCGCCCTACGGCGAAGGCCTCGCCCTCGGCCTGCTGTTCGCCGCGATTCCCATCGGGGCCGTCGTCGGCGGTCTGATGTCGGGCACCTTCTCCCGCTCGAACCGGCACGGCCTCATGGTCATCGCGGCCGTCATGGCCTGGGGCGCGGCCGTCACGGGCTTCGGACTGAGCACCAGCCTGTGGCTCGCCGTGGTGTTCCTCGCGGTCGCAGGTGTCGCCGACATGGTCTCCATGGTCTTCCGCGGCGCCATCCTGCTGTCCGCGGCCACCGACGAGATGCGCGGCCGTATGCAGGGGGTCTTCACCGTGGTCGTCGCCGGTGGTCCCCGCCTCGCCGACGTCCTGCACGGCACGGCCGGCTCGGCCTTCGGCGCCCGTACGGCCGTCGCGGGGGGCGGCCTGCTCGTCATCGGCGCGATGCTGCTGCTGGCGACGGTGACCCCAGCGCTGCGCCGCTACCGGATCTGA
- a CDS encoding cytochrome P450 yields the protein MTDTTLVEAGDPAEDAPEWPMKRDTGCPFDPPPGVRKLLAEKPLSRARIWDGSTPWVVTRHADQRALLSDPRVSHDGLRDGYPHISADFKFLSMAQPSFAGQDDPEHGRIRRMVTLPFTARRIEAMRPAIQKITDELIDGMLAGPKPVDLVEALALPVPVRVICEMLGVPYEDREFLQQNNNAMIYRDTAQGDAQKAAIAQAMYLKELVGTKLGDRGDDILSDLAVQVEAGEITQDDAAGIGMMLLGAGHETTANMIALGTLALLENPEQLAEVRDSDDPKVIVNTVEELLRYLTIAQDTVRRIAAEDIEIGGVVIKAGEGIVFPLNAANWDPDLYPEAPDRLDIHRANARRHLAFGYGVHQCLGATLARVELQIVYSTLLRRIPTLALAGTLDEIPFKHDQIAHGVYELPVTW from the coding sequence ATGACCGACACGACACTCGTGGAAGCCGGCGACCCTGCCGAGGACGCCCCGGAGTGGCCCATGAAGCGGGACACCGGCTGCCCGTTCGACCCGCCGCCGGGCGTGCGGAAGCTGCTCGCCGAGAAGCCCCTCTCGCGGGCGCGGATCTGGGACGGCAGCACGCCCTGGGTCGTCACCCGCCACGCCGACCAGCGGGCCCTGCTCAGCGACCCGCGCGTCAGCCACGACGGCCTCCGCGACGGTTACCCGCACATCAGCGCGGACTTCAAGTTCCTCAGCATGGCCCAGCCGTCCTTCGCCGGGCAGGACGACCCCGAGCACGGCAGAATCCGCCGGATGGTCACCCTGCCGTTCACGGCCCGGCGGATCGAGGCCATGCGGCCGGCCATCCAGAAGATCACCGACGAGCTGATCGACGGGATGCTGGCGGGCCCCAAACCGGTCGACCTGGTGGAGGCGCTCGCCCTGCCGGTGCCGGTCCGGGTGATCTGCGAGATGCTCGGAGTCCCCTACGAGGACCGTGAGTTCCTGCAGCAGAACAACAACGCGATGATCTACCGCGACACCGCTCAGGGCGACGCGCAGAAGGCCGCCATCGCGCAGGCCATGTATCTGAAGGAGCTGGTCGGTACCAAGCTCGGCGACCGCGGCGACGACATCCTGTCCGACCTCGCGGTGCAGGTCGAGGCCGGCGAGATCACCCAGGACGACGCCGCCGGCATCGGCATGATGCTGCTCGGCGCCGGACACGAGACCACCGCCAACATGATCGCGCTGGGCACCCTCGCCCTCCTGGAGAACCCGGAGCAACTGGCCGAGGTACGCGACAGCGACGACCCGAAGGTCATCGTCAACACGGTCGAGGAACTGCTGCGTTATCTGACGATCGCTCAGGACACCGTGCGCCGGATCGCCGCCGAGGACATCGAGATCGGCGGTGTGGTCATCAAGGCGGGCGAGGGCATCGTCTTCCCACTCAACGCCGCCAACTGGGACCCGGACCTCTACCCCGAGGCCCCCGACCGCCTCGACATCCACCGCGCCAACGCCCGCCGCCATCTGGCCTTCGGCTACGGCGTCCACCAGTGCCTGGGCGCCACCCTGGCCCGGGTCGAGCTCCAGATCGTCTACAGCACGCTCCTGCGCCGCATCCCCACCCTCGCCCTGGCCGGCACCCTCGATGAGATCCCCTTCAAGCACGACCAGATCGCCCACGGCGTCTACGAACTGCCCGTCACCTGGTGA
- a CDS encoding LysR family transcriptional regulator ArgP, which translates to MSTHVSELPLDLVRTLLAVVDEGTFDAAAGVLHVTPSAVSQRVKALEQRVGRVLLIREKPVRPTESGEVIVRFARQLARLEHDAHTALGMTGSGEATRVSIAVNADSLATWFLPALTRVPEELRPCYELRREDEQYTARLLREGLVMAAVTAAPDAVAGCSVRPLGRMRYLPVAAPAFAERWLGRGSGRPLDEVIADAPVVFFDRRDEFQDTFVRELTRGRPAGARRHYVPTSEGFVDAVAAGMGWGMVPAAQAGPLLAAGRLVDLAPEQAVDAPLFWQQWKLDSPALTAVAEAVAAEAAEALAP; encoded by the coding sequence ATGTCGACCCATGTCTCGGAGCTTCCGCTCGATCTGGTGCGCACCCTGCTCGCGGTGGTGGACGAGGGCACGTTCGACGCGGCGGCCGGTGTGCTGCATGTGACGCCCTCGGCGGTCAGTCAGCGGGTCAAGGCGTTGGAGCAGCGGGTGGGCCGGGTCCTGCTGATCCGGGAGAAGCCGGTGCGGCCGACCGAGTCGGGCGAGGTGATCGTCCGGTTCGCGCGCCAACTGGCCCGGCTCGAACACGACGCGCACACCGCGCTCGGTATGACCGGCTCCGGCGAGGCCACCCGGGTGTCGATCGCGGTGAACGCCGACTCGCTGGCGACCTGGTTCCTGCCCGCGCTGACGCGGGTGCCCGAGGAGCTGCGCCCCTGCTACGAGCTGCGCCGCGAGGACGAGCAGTACACGGCGCGGCTGCTGCGCGAGGGGCTGGTGATGGCGGCGGTCACGGCGGCGCCGGACGCCGTGGCGGGCTGCTCGGTGCGTCCGCTCGGCCGGATGCGGTACTTGCCGGTCGCCGCCCCCGCATTCGCGGAGCGGTGGCTGGGCAGAGGATCGGGCAGGCCCCTCGATGAAGTGATCGCCGACGCGCCGGTGGTGTTCTTCGACCGGCGGGACGAGTTCCAGGACACCTTCGTACGGGAGCTGACGCGGGGCCGCCCGGCCGGCGCCCGACGGCACTACGTGCCGACCTCGGAGGGCTTCGTCGACGCCGTGGCCGCCGGGATGGGTTGGGGCATGGTGCCCGCCGCCCAGGCCGGGCCGCTGCTCGCCGCCGGGCGGCTCGTCGACCTGGCGCCCGAGCAGGCCGTGGACGCTCCCCTGTTCTGGCAGCAGTGGAAGCTGGACTCTCCCGCGCTGACAGCCGTGGCGGAGGCGGTCGCCGCCGAGGCCGCCGAGGCGTTGGCCCCCTGA
- a CDS encoding alpha-ketoglutarate-dependent dioxygenase AlkB, which yields MAMHLQGSLFDQSDDLRLAPLDGIRRRELGAGAWIDLLPGWLTGADELFARLAEEVPWLAERRQMYEQVVDVPRLLAYYGADDALPHPVLAEARAALTAHYAAELGEPFATAGLCYYRDGRDSVAWHGDRIGRGARENTMVAILSVGDPRDLALRPRRGGDSLRFPLGHGDLIVMGGSCQRTWDHAVPKSTRAVGPRISIQFRPQGVR from the coding sequence ATGGCCATGCACCTCCAGGGCTCCCTCTTCGACCAGTCCGACGACCTCCGCCTCGCGCCCCTCGACGGGATCCGGCGCCGCGAGCTGGGCGCCGGGGCCTGGATCGATCTGCTGCCCGGCTGGCTCACCGGGGCGGACGAGCTGTTCGCGCGGCTGGCCGAGGAGGTGCCGTGGCTGGCCGAGCGGCGGCAGATGTACGAGCAGGTCGTGGACGTGCCCCGGCTGCTCGCGTACTACGGGGCCGACGACGCCCTCCCGCATCCCGTCCTGGCGGAGGCACGGGCCGCGCTCACCGCGCACTACGCCGCCGAGCTGGGCGAGCCGTTCGCCACGGCGGGGCTCTGCTACTACCGGGACGGCCGGGACAGTGTCGCCTGGCACGGCGACCGCATCGGGCGGGGAGCGCGTGAGAACACGATGGTGGCGATCCTGTCCGTGGGCGACCCCCGCGACCTCGCCCTGCGGCCGCGCCGGGGCGGCGACTCGCTCCGCTTCCCGCTCGGGCACGGCGATCTGATCGTGATGGGCGGCTCCTGCCAGCGCACCTGGGACCATGCCGTGCCCAAGTCGACGCGTGCGGTGGGGCCGCGCATCAGCATCCAGTTCCGGCCGCAGGGCGTGCGGTGA
- a CDS encoding NUDIX domain-containing protein, with protein sequence MTNKTVGIDTPDRRGRTGLDRVGRDLTGNPRVRVRDVKLLSCHWYVERTTTFDFQHGDGTWSTQERETHDRGNGATMLLYDADRETVLLTRQFRYPVYVNGHPDGMLVETPGGLLDEEDEHPEVAVRREVVEETGHTIGEVQHVFDVYMSPGSVTERVSFYAASYGPSTRTHEGGGLEEEGEDIEIVELPFRRALEMIRTGEIADAKTIMLLQWAALEGPFKT encoded by the coding sequence ATGACCAACAAGACCGTCGGCATCGACACCCCGGACCGCCGGGGACGCACCGGACTCGACCGCGTCGGCCGGGACCTCACCGGCAACCCGCGCGTCAGGGTGCGGGACGTGAAACTGCTGTCCTGCCACTGGTACGTGGAGCGCACGACGACCTTCGACTTCCAGCACGGCGACGGCACCTGGAGCACCCAGGAACGCGAGACCCACGACCGGGGCAACGGCGCCACCATGCTGCTGTACGACGCCGACCGCGAAACCGTGCTGCTCACCCGGCAGTTCCGCTACCCCGTCTATGTCAACGGCCACCCCGACGGCATGCTCGTCGAGACCCCCGGCGGACTGCTCGACGAGGAGGACGAGCACCCCGAGGTCGCCGTCCGCCGCGAGGTCGTCGAGGAGACCGGCCACACCATCGGCGAGGTCCAGCACGTCTTCGACGTCTATATGAGCCCCGGCTCGGTCACCGAACGCGTGAGCTTCTACGCCGCCTCGTACGGCCCGTCGACGCGTACCCACGAGGGCGGCGGCCTCGAAGAGGAGGGCGAGGACATCGAGATCGTCGAACTGCCCTTCCGGCGCGCCCTGGAGATGATCCGCACCGGCGAGATCGCCGACGCCAAGACCATCATGCTGCTGCAATGGGCGGCGCTGGAGGGGCCGTTCAAGACCTGA